TAATGGGTTCCCCTTTCTGAATTTGATTTAAAAACAAAGGAATCACCGAACCACGAGAAGCCATTACGTTTCCGTAACGTGTTAAACAAACCACCGTTTCTGTAAGATTACGAGACTCTGCAACGGCAACTTTCTCCATCATGGCTTTGGAAATCCCCATCGCATTGATGGGATAAGCTGCTTTGTCTGTTGAAAGACAAATGACTTTTTGTACTTTGTTGGCTGCTGCTGCACGAATAACATTTTGCGTTCCTTCCACATTGGTTTTCACGGCTTGCATCGGGAAAAATTCGCATGAAGGAACTTGTTTCAAAGCTGCAGCATGGAAGATATAATCTACACCACGAGTAGCAGGTTCAACACTTGTATAATCGCGAACATCGCCGATATAGTATTTTATTTTATCATTTTTGTAAAGATTTCGCATGTCGTCTTGTTTTTTCTCATCACGAGAAAAAATACGAATTTCCTTAAAATGATCTGTTTCTAAAAAACGCTTGAGAACAGCCGTCCCAAAAGAGCCTGTTCCACCAGTAATCAAAAGTGTTTTATTTTTTATTTTCATAATTTTAGAAATTTCAAAGCAATTTTTAAATATAAATATGGAAAAGCATAAAAAAGATAAGCGATATATTTTGGAGTTTTATTTTCTGGAAAATAACTTAGAGTTTTATTAAGCTTATTCGCAATATAAAAACCTAATAAAATGACTTTATAATCTATGTTATTTTTAAAAAAATTTTTGTTGTTTTTAACTAAATTATAAAATTGTGCTTTGGCTTGCAATTGAAGTCTGGGATCATAGGCAGCATTTTTACCTCTTAATCTCACTTTAGTTAATACATCTGGCAAATAACCTAACTCATATTTTTGAGCCAATTTGATCCAGAAGGCACTGTCTTCACCAACTTTATAATCTTGATTAAATCTAAGTGTATTATCTGATTTTAGCACTTCTGCTTTTATCATAACACAAGGCGTTGCAATACCACAAGATATTAACATTTTGGGAAGTATATAACCTTGAATATCGGGATTGAGTATTTTTATATTTTTTGGTGAGTCGTTTTCAAAAGAGAGATAATTGGTATGACTCCATACGAATCCATGAAGTTTCATGAATTTTATTTGTTTTTCAATTTTTTCTTTAACCCATAGGTCATCAGAATCAAGGAAACAAATATAGTCTCCTACTGCTTTTTCTATCCCCACATTCCTTGCCGCGCCTGCACCATTATTTGTGGTTTTGTAGAAACGGAAATTTGGATATTTAAGAATTAAATCATCGATATTATCTTTTGATCCATCGTTGATAATTATAACTTCTAAGTTTTGATAGCTCTGATTAAAAACTGATTCCAAAGCTTCTTCAAGCCACATCTTATTATTATAGAATGGAATAATGACACTAACCAATGGCGAATTTTCTTTCATAATTAAATCAATAGGAGTAGCATTATTTATTAGAGATAACAAAAATACTTTTCATCTCGTTCATCATTTCAGAAAATCTTTTAATGCTTTGTTTTTTATTCAAAACCTTAGCAATTATTTTTTTGAAATTCAATTCTTTAAGATACAATCTAATAATTCTTTGCTCATCAAAGTTATGTTTAGAAAGATAATATTTTAAAGAAATCATTTCATTTTTGAATGCATTTCTATTGAAAGGCCTTTCGTCTAATAGATGACTATATTTCTTTGTAGGGATATATGCAATATCAAAATTACTTTTAATAAATCTATTTGAAATATCAGATTCTTCATTATACATAAAAATTTGCTCATCAAAAAGACCAATTTTTTCGAACTTTTCTTTATCTAAGAATATAAAAGCACCCGATAAGAAATCCTTTTTAGAATCAAACTTTCCTTGTTTGTTCCTAAGTTTCATTATCCATCCAGAAAGAAAAAATGTCCATTCAGGTTTTCGATAAAACGAAATATTCTCTCCTCCCATTTGTTGATAGCCAATCATCGCTAATGAAAGACTGTTAATAAATCTAGCTTTTGCATCTTGCTGTAAGGGCTCCATTAATCTAACATCAGGATTCATGACAATAATGTATTGTCCTTGTGCTTGTTTAATTCCTATATTATTTCCACCACCATAACCATTATTTGCTGGGTTATGAATAATTTTCACCCTATTCTCATAACCAATTTGTAGGATTTTTTCTTTCAAAAGACTATGACCTTCTATTGGGCTATTATCTACAATGATAATTTCATAGCTAGAACTTTCTTCATATTGTGAAATACTTTGCAAAGCTTCTTCTATTAATTTATGAGAAAGATAGGTTACAATAATATACGAAAATTCTACCATTGTTTGTATTTCAAATATTTTATAGATTCTAACATGAGTTCTAATTCATGTAAAAAGTGATTTTCTTTTAATATATAGGAAGGCAGAATGTATATAAAAAGACATACAACAAAACAAACTGCTGAAAAACTTAGTAATCTATGTGCTTTTTGCCTAACCGAATAATCCCTAATCATATATAAGAAAAATATAACATATATAATTAGAAATGGCATCACATAGCGGTGTCCCGCGATCTGAAGAAAAAATGATACGGGGATAAATATGGTCGTATAAAATGTAAGTTTGTACAAAAAGACGAATTTTTTGTCCTCTTGCCAATCTTCATTATTCTTAATATAATATTTGGCTTGAAAATATAAAAAACCTACTAAGAAGATATAAGGTAAGGAGTTGAATAAGCCTCCAACAAAACCACTGATACCACCCTTGTCAAAATATTCTCCAAAATGTTCTATTTGTCGTGCAAAGCCTAAAGAAAAACCAAGGTAAACTATCGCAAAACAAGCAATCGATAAGATGAAGATAAACTTAAAATAATTATTTGTTTTAATAAAGAAATAGATGGGTATGAAAGTAAAAAGTACAATAGTGGCTGAGTGAGATACAAATGCTAGAATACAACAAATTATCATCCAAAGGTATCGGCGTTTAAACATAAAATGGAACGCAAATAACAGAATTGAAAAAGCTAAATAATATCTAATCTGATTAGCATAATGTACATAATCTATAAGTATATAGGCCAAAAACACATAAAAATAATTGGAAGTATATCTTTTGATAAAGAAAAAATAAATGAGTGTATAGGCCACAAGATGTGATAAGAACAGATCATCATAAGACCATCCTCGTTCTTTAAAAAAGATGGTTAATTGTTTGAAACCAATATCGGTAATGCCTATTTCATGTTTAAAAAGAAAATAATACATATTATAATCTGCTGTATAGCGAAGCCCAACAGTAAAAACAAATACTGCAGCTAGCAAAAGCCAAGACATAATATTGGTTATAAATTTAACTTTAATAACTTCACCTATATACCCAATACTATAATGCAGCAGAAATAAAACAAATAAAATAAACATCAATTTCTTTTTTCATGTATCCCCGTTACTACGAGAACGTTATCTTAATTTTTCTAATTAATTTTTTTGAACAAATTAAAACTATTTTTTCCCATAATCCATAAATCCATAACTATTCTTTCTTTTAAGAGTAAAAGAATCGCAAAATAAACAACAAAAACAAGAATAGAATATAACAAAATATTAAGAAAACTTTGATTAATATATAAATTTACAAATTCTGAAACTACAAAGACAACACCACCAGCAAGGATATACCAAACGATACTTTTTGAAAAAAAACTATTAACCATCTTATTACGGGTAATAATAACAAACATAAAAACAATAGCCAACAATTCTGAAAGAACCGCAACAACCGCTGCCCCATTTTGCTGATAGGAATTAATGGCATAAAAATTTATCAAAATACTAAAAACTGCTGATGTAACAACCGCCCAAGTATATACTTTTTCTTTTCCCATTGGATAAAGAACTAAAAAACCCATAAAGTAAGCTAAACTAACAATAATGCACAAAGGAGACAAAATTTTCATCGTAAGCACAGCATTCTCATATTCTGGACCCGCAAACAAATAAATCAACGAATCTGCAAAAGCATAAAAATAAACACTAAAT
This genomic stretch from Chryseobacterium sp. POL2 harbors:
- a CDS encoding polysaccharide biosynthesis protein; translated protein: MKIKNKTLLITGGTGSFGTAVLKRFLETDHFKEIRIFSRDEKKQDDMRNLYKNDKIKYYIGDVRDYTSVEPATRGVDYIFHAAALKQVPSCEFFPMQAVKTNVEGTQNVIRAAAANKVQKVICLSTDKAAYPINAMGISKAMMEKVAVAESRNLTETVVCLTRYGNVMASRGSVIPLFLNQIQKGEPITITDPNMSRFFMSLEDAVDLVLFAFENGNPGDLFVNKAPAGSIGDLAQALIELTGKEVPIKVIGTRHGEKLYETLCTREEMMKAEDMGDFYRVPADNRDLNYAKYFSEGEEDVSKIEDYHSHNTEQQGVEGLKKLISTLPLIRKEVFGEDVMQYPY
- a CDS encoding glycosyltransferase family 2 protein yields the protein MKENSPLVSVIIPFYNNKMWLEEALESVFNQSYQNLEVIIINDGSKDNIDDLILKYPNFRFYKTTNNGAGAARNVGIEKAVGDYICFLDSDDLWVKEKIEKQIKFMKLHGFVWSHTNYLSFENDSPKNIKILNPDIQGYILPKMLISCGIATPCVMIKAEVLKSDNTLRFNQDYKVGEDSAFWIKLAQKYELGYLPDVLTKVRLRGKNAAYDPRLQLQAKAQFYNLVKNNKNFFKNNIDYKVILLGFYIANKLNKTLSYFPENKTPKYIAYLFYAFPYLYLKIALKFLKL
- a CDS encoding glycosyltransferase, coding for MVEFSYIIVTYLSHKLIEEALQSISQYEESSSYEIIIVDNSPIEGHSLLKEKILQIGYENRVKIIHNPANNGYGGGNNIGIKQAQGQYIIVMNPDVRLMEPLQQDAKARFINSLSLAMIGYQQMGGENISFYRKPEWTFFLSGWIMKLRNKQGKFDSKKDFLSGAFIFLDKEKFEKIGLFDEQIFMYNEESDISNRFIKSNFDIAYIPTKKYSHLLDERPFNRNAFKNEMISLKYYLSKHNFDEQRIIRLYLKELNFKKIIAKVLNKKQSIKRFSEMMNEMKSIFVISNK
- a CDS encoding EpsG family protein, which encodes MSWLLLAAVFVFTVGLRYTADYNMYYFLFKHEIGITDIGFKQLTIFFKERGWSYDDLFLSHLVAYTLIYFFFIKRYTSNYFYVFLAYILIDYVHYANQIRYYLAFSILLFAFHFMFKRRYLWMIICCILAFVSHSATIVLFTFIPIYFFIKTNNYFKFIFILSIACFAIVYLGFSLGFARQIEHFGEYFDKGGISGFVGGLFNSLPYIFLVGFLYFQAKYYIKNNEDWQEDKKFVFLYKLTFYTTIFIPVSFFLQIAGHRYVMPFLIIYVIFFLYMIRDYSVRQKAHRLLSFSAVCFVVCLFIYILPSYILKENHFLHELELMLESIKYLKYKQW